The Toxorhynchites rutilus septentrionalis strain SRP chromosome 3, ASM2978413v1, whole genome shotgun sequence genome includes a region encoding these proteins:
- the LOC129778821 gene encoding ubiquitin-fold modifier-conjugating enzyme 1 encodes MVDEGTRKTLSSIPLLQTKAGPREKDLWVKRLKEEYQALIKYVQNNKSSDSDWFRLESNKEGTKWFGKCWYVHNLLKYEFDVEFDIPVTYPTTSPEIALPELDGKTAKMYRGGKICLTDHFKPLWARNVPKFGIAHAMALGLAPWLAVEIPDLIEKGVITYKEKGLSTQSP; translated from the exons ATGGTAGACGAAGGAACTCGAAAAACACTCAGCAGTATTCCACTGTTACAAACAAAAGCCGGTCCTCGGGAGAAAGATCTCTGGGTCAAACGTTTGAAGGAAGAATATCAAGCGCTAATCAAG TACGTCCAGAACAATAAATCATCCGATTCTGACTGGTTTCGACTTGAGTCAAACAAGGAAGGCACCAAATGGTTTGGCAAATGCTGGTATGTTCATAATCTGTTGAAATACGAGTTCGATGTTGAATTCGAT ATTCCAGTGACATACCCGACGACATCGCCCGAGATTGCACTTCCAGAACTAGACGGAAAGACGGCAAAAATGTATCGAGGAGGAAAGATTTGTCTCACGGACCACTTTAAACCACTATGGGCAAGGAACGTACCCAAATTCGGCATAGCACACGCTATGGCATTGGGG cTAGCGCCATGGTTAGCGGTTGAGATTCCGGACCTGATAGAAAAAGGTGTCATTACATACAAGGAGAAGGGGTTGTCTACACAATCTCCGTag
- the LOC129777542 gene encoding uncharacterized protein LOC129777542 yields MASSTMSWASVLSSAPAISSETIPLHHKQQLASEIKLSKSATPNEKFTKSNLIKTKSLPIQSRNGNVPSPVLHSTTGSTKRSCDINGSRNLSSNGGSRNGNKNMGNGKPVKHSGKNSEKSSENLSKKNGHLPHERPLDRERESNNQDKIDSKPENSYNSQAALFPPLNSTESQIATTSNMSCLNSNKLTASQDTAPSSAGGKNGTLFSDVLRQAPTDSSNGTTSSVEPNAPKGDSNTSTKLQIRGMRGSGFRDDATKSTGSFQRNQAPKGATNIFNKARDDSNNLDREWSRNVFRSGAMKSTGSLQRNESPRVSARIYGTTKDDFHNYDREWGRNVFRSSATESTGSLQSNEAPRVSASLYGAAKDDSNNLDREWGRNVFRSGATESTAALQSNEAPRVSARLYGAAKDDSNNLDREWGRNVFRSGATESTAALQSNEAPRVSARLYGAAKDDSNNLDREWGRNVFRSGATESTAALQSNEAPRVSARLYGAAKDDFQNYGALKSTEAFWKNETPKEAANIYGEVEGDFKNSDRVPGASSFRSDAIKSIGLFQMEKAPKGVATIFDKSKDLNNVDRFLDGSCSQSGTMKSVGSFGKNEAPKIVASVFGKAKNDFENFYRVLGASDFRNGEMESINLFRKDEAPKVDANMFGKAKDSNNFDRVLDGRCIRSGAMKSTESFEKNEAPKVVASVFGKAKNDFENFYRVLGASDFRNGEMESINLFRKDEAPKVDANMFGKAKDSNNFDRVLDGRCIRSGAMKSTESFEKNEAPKVVESVFGEAKNDFKNCDRVLGANDSRNGAMKSTGIVATKFDKSKDVVHVGSESDSIKIPKFLQGSGPEFELLFYKRYLARNRNLQNRGAIHHAAANNKERFEEPCSSTSNDWRSPIGRSVDVPRSD; encoded by the exons ATGGCGTCTTCCACGATGTCTTGGGCATCAGTTCTATCTTCCGCACCGGCGATTTCTAGTGAAACTATTCCACTTCATCATAAACAACAATTGGCAAGTGAGATAAAATTATCCAAAAGTGCAACCCCGAATGAGAAATTCACAAAATCGAACTTGATTAAAACCAAAAGCCTACCG ATTCAATCCAGGAACGGCAATGTGCCTTCTCCGGTTCTGCATTCTACGACAGGATCGACGAAACGTTCCTGTGACATCAATGGCAGTAGGAACCTTAGCAGCAATGGTGGTTCTCgaaatggcaataaaaacaTGGGAAATGGGAAGCCAGTAAAACATTCAggcaaaaattcggaaaaatcgaGCGAAAATCTCTCGAAGAAAAACGGACACCTCCCTCATGAACGACCTCTTGACCGTGAACGTGAGTCGAACAATCAGGACAAAATAGATTCAAAACCGGAAAACTCGTACAACTCACAGGCGGCACTATTTCCCCCATTGAATTCTACTGAATCACAAATCGCTACCACCAGCAATATGAGCTGTTTGAACAGCAATAAATTAACGGCAAGTCAAGATACGGCGCCCTCCAGTGCGGGGGGCAAAAATGGGACGCTTTTCAGCGATGTTTTACGACAGGCCCCTACTGATAGTTCTAACGGAACAACATCATCAGTTGAACCCAATGCGCCGAAGGGTGATTCCAACACTTCAACGAAACTACAGATTCGTGGCATGAGAGGAAGTGGCTTCCGGGACGACGCGACGAAATCAACTGGATCATTTCAGAGGAATCAAGCTCCGAAGGGTGCTACAAATATATTCAACAAGGCGAGAGATGATTCCAATAACTTGGATCGTGAATGGAGCAGAAATGTTTTTCGGAGCGGCGCAATGAAATCAACTGGATCATTGCAAAGGAATGAATCTCCAAGAGTTTCTGCAAGAATATACGGGACAACGAAAGATGATTTCCACAATTACGATCGTGAATGGGGCAGAAATGTTTTTCGGAGCAGCGCAACGGAATCAACTGGATCATTGCAGAGTAATGAAGCTCCAAGAGTTTCTGCAAGTTTATACGGAGCAGCGAAAGATGATTCCAATAACTTGGATCGTGAATGGGGCAGAAATGTTTTTCGGAGCGGCGCAACGGAATCAACTGCAGCATTGCAGAGTAATGAAGCTCCAAGAGTTTCTGCACGATTATACGGAGCAGCGAAAGATGATTCCAATAACTTGGATCGTGAATGGGGCAGAAATGTTTTTCGGAGCGGCGCAACGGAATCAACTGCAGCATTGCAGAGTAATGAAGCTCCAAGAGTTTCTGCACGATTATACGGAGCAGCGAAAGATGATTCCAATAACTTGGATCGTGAATGGGGCAGAAATGTTTTTCGGAGCGGCGCAACGGAATCAACTGCAGCATTGCAGAGTAATGAAGCTCCAAGAGTTTCTGCACGATTATACGGAGCAGCGAAGGATGATTTCCAAAATTACGGCgcattgaaatcaactgaagcGTTTTGGAAGAACGAAACTCCGAAAGAAGCTGCAAATATATACGGCGAAGTGGAAGGTGATTTCAAAAATTCCGATCGTGTCCCGGGCGCAAGTAGTTTTCGGAGCGATGCTATCAAATCAATTGGATTATTTCAGATGGAGAAAGCTCCAAAGGGAGTTGCAACTATATTCGACAAATCAAAAGATTTGAATAACGTTGATCGTTTTTTGGACGGAAGTTGTTCTCAAAGTGGCACAATGAAATCAGTTGGATCATTTGGAAAGAACGAAGCACCGAAAATAGTTGCGAGTGTATTCGGCAAAGCGAAAAATGATTTCGAAAATTTTTATCGTGTCTTAGGCGCAAGTGATTTTAGGAATGGAGAAATGGAATCAATCAATTTATTCCGAAAGGACGAAGCCCCAAAAGTGGATGCAAATATGTTcggcaaagcgaaagattcgaATAACTTTGATCGTGTTTTGGACGGAAGATGTATTCGAAGTGGCGCAATGAAATCAACTGAATCATTTGAGAAGAACGAAGCACCGAAAGTAGTTGCGAGTGTATTCGGCAAAGCGAAAAATGATTTCGAAAATTTTTATCGTGTCTTAGGCGCAAGTGATTTTAGGAATGGAGAAATGgaatcaattaatttattcCGAAAGGACGAAGCCCCAAAAGTGGATGCAAATATGTTcggcaaagcgaaagattcgaATAACTTTGATCGTGTTTTGGACGGAAGATGTATTCGAAGTGGCGCAATGAAATCAACTGAATCATTTGAGAAGAACGAAGCACCGAAAGTAGTTGAGAGTGTATTCGGTGAAGCGAAGAATGATTTCAAAAATTGTGATCGAGTATTGGGCGCAAATGATTCTCGGAACGGAGCAATGAAATCAACTGGAATAGTTGCAACTAAATTCGACAAATCGAAAGATGTTGTACATGTTGGTTCGGAGTCTGATTCAATCAAAATCCCAAAATTTTTACAGGGATCAGGCCCAGAATTCGAACTACTCTTTTATAAGAGGTATCTCGCTCGCAATCGTAACCTGCAAAATCGAGGAGCCATTCATCACGCTGCAGCCAACAATAAGGAACGTTTCGAAGAACCGTGCTCATCTACATCCAACGATTGGCGTTCACCGATTGGCAGATCCGTCGATGTTCCTCGGTCAGACTAA